The proteins below are encoded in one region of Edaphobacter bradus:
- a CDS encoding O-methyltransferase, which produces MSPAPSPAPTPDPAQALWTAVDQYIDSNLIPPDPVLEEALAANARDGLPSIDVTPSQGKFLYLLAKISGAKTILEVGTLGGYSTIWLARALPPNGKLITLEILPKHAEVAAKNIERAGLTSLVEQRVGPALDLLAHLHEIEDAGPFDLIFIDADKANNANYHDWALRLSHPGTVIITDNVIREGAILNPDDPDPDVQGTRRLFEKLGAEPRVEATALQTVGSKKYDGFTIALVKG; this is translated from the coding sequence ATGAGCCCAGCCCCAAGTCCAGCCCCAACCCCAGACCCAGCCCAGGCCCTTTGGACCGCCGTCGACCAATACATCGACAGCAATCTCATCCCTCCCGACCCTGTTCTTGAAGAAGCACTCGCCGCCAACGCCCGCGACGGACTCCCATCCATCGACGTCACTCCAAGCCAGGGGAAATTTCTGTATCTGTTGGCAAAGATCAGCGGAGCGAAAACAATTCTCGAGGTCGGAACCCTCGGTGGCTACAGTACCATCTGGCTCGCCCGCGCACTCCCGCCCAACGGAAAGCTCATCACCTTGGAGATCCTCCCCAAGCACGCCGAGGTCGCCGCCAAAAACATCGAGCGCGCAGGCCTCACCTCTCTCGTCGAGCAGCGCGTCGGCCCCGCGCTCGATCTGCTCGCGCACCTTCACGAAATTGAGGACGCCGGCCCCTTCGACCTCATCTTCATTGACGCCGACAAGGCCAACAACGCCAACTATCACGATTGGGCCCTGCGCCTCTCCCACCCCGGCACCGTCATCATCACCGATAACGTCATCCGCGAAGGCGCCATCCTCAACCCCGACGATCCTGACCCCGACGTTCAGGGTACGCGCCGCCTCTTCGAAAAGCTGGGGGCCGAACCCCGTGTCGAAGCAACCGCGCTCCAGACCGTCGGAAGCAAAAAATACGACGGCTTCACAATCGCACTCGTAAAAGGCTAG
- a CDS encoding WD40/YVTN/BNR-like repeat-containing protein: MSKVRVLVGTKKGAFVLTSDGKREKWEVSGPHFAGWEIYHMKGSPVNPERLYASQTSGWFGQVVQRSDDGGKTWETVGNKFAYDGVPGTHQWYDGTPHPWEFKRVWHFEPSLTEAETVYAGAEDAALFVSKDGGQNWEELSGLRGHGSGPHWAPGAGGMCLHTIILDPKDAKRMYIAISAAGAFRTDDGGATWKPINRGLRSEHIPDPTAEVGHCVHHIAMHPSRPGVLFMQKHWDVMRSDDAGDTWREVSGNLPTDFGFAIDVHAHEPETIYVVPIKSDGEHFPPEGKLRVYRSRSGGNEWEALTKGLPQKDCYVNVLRDAMAVDTLDKCGVYFGTTGGQVYASSDCGDSWMPIVRDLPAVFSVEVQTLR; this comes from the coding sequence ATGAGCAAGGTGCGCGTGTTGGTTGGGACGAAGAAGGGTGCGTTTGTGCTGACCTCAGATGGGAAGCGGGAGAAGTGGGAGGTGAGCGGGCCGCACTTTGCGGGCTGGGAGATTTACCACATGAAGGGCTCGCCGGTGAATCCTGAGCGGCTGTATGCGTCGCAAACGAGCGGGTGGTTTGGGCAGGTCGTGCAGCGCTCTGATGATGGCGGCAAGACGTGGGAGACGGTGGGGAACAAGTTTGCGTATGACGGCGTTCCTGGGACGCACCAGTGGTACGACGGGACGCCGCATCCGTGGGAGTTCAAGCGGGTATGGCATTTTGAGCCGTCGTTGACGGAGGCGGAGACGGTGTATGCGGGGGCAGAGGATGCGGCGCTATTCGTCTCGAAGGATGGCGGGCAGAACTGGGAGGAGTTGTCTGGGCTGCGCGGGCATGGCTCAGGACCTCACTGGGCGCCGGGCGCTGGTGGGATGTGCCTGCACACGATCATTCTGGATCCGAAGGATGCGAAGCGGATGTATATTGCGATCTCGGCGGCGGGGGCGTTTCGCACGGATGATGGCGGCGCGACGTGGAAGCCGATCAATCGGGGGCTAAGGTCGGAGCACATTCCCGATCCGACGGCGGAGGTGGGGCATTGCGTGCACCACATTGCGATGCATCCTTCGCGGCCTGGGGTGCTGTTCATGCAGAAGCACTGGGACGTGATGCGCAGCGACGATGCGGGGGATACGTGGAGAGAAGTGAGCGGGAACCTGCCGACGGACTTCGGGTTCGCGATCGATGTGCATGCGCATGAGCCGGAGACGATTTATGTGGTTCCGATCAAGAGCGATGGCGAGCACTTTCCTCCGGAGGGGAAGCTGCGGGTGTATCGCAGCCGTTCGGGAGGAAATGAGTGGGAGGCGCTGACGAAGGGGCTTCCGCAGAAGGACTGCTATGTGAATGTTCTGCGCGATGCGATGGCAGTGGACACGCTCGACAAGTGTGGGGTGTATTTCGGCACGACGGGAGGCCAGGTGTATGCATCATCGGATTGCGGCGATAGCTGGATGCCGATTGTGCGGGATCTGCCGGCGGTGTTCTCGGTTGAGGTGCAGACGCTGCGATGA
- a CDS encoding MoaD/ThiS family protein, with the protein MNCEIRVELPQHLRTLAGVRGEVTLEIAGPVTVRSVLDAVEARYPMLCGTIRDHVTQERRAFLRFFACGLDLSHDSVDAPLPEPVMKGEEPLIVLGAIAGG; encoded by the coding sequence ATGAACTGTGAGATTCGAGTGGAGTTGCCGCAGCATCTGCGGACGCTGGCGGGGGTGCGCGGCGAGGTGACGCTCGAAATTGCGGGGCCAGTGACTGTGCGTTCGGTGCTGGATGCTGTGGAGGCACGGTATCCGATGCTTTGCGGGACGATTCGGGATCATGTGACGCAGGAGCGGCGGGCGTTTCTGCGGTTCTTTGCTTGTGGGCTGGATCTATCGCATGATTCGGTGGACGCTCCTTTGCCGGAGCCGGTGATGAAGGGTGAGGAGCCGCTGATTGTGTTGGGTGCGATTGCAGGCGGGTGA
- a CDS encoding VOC family protein yields MVVNTYLAFSGNCKEAFQFYEKALGGKIKFMMTHGESPMADRTPPDFKDKIMHATLDTPGGLIMGADHPQGRTTKPSGFCVSVTVKDAAEAEKIFKTISDGGQVQMAFQKTFWSPGFGMCVDKFEVPWMVNTEGPAQS; encoded by the coding sequence ATGGTTGTGAATACGTATTTGGCTTTCAGCGGGAATTGTAAAGAGGCCTTTCAGTTTTATGAGAAGGCGCTGGGCGGGAAGATCAAGTTCATGATGACTCATGGAGAGTCGCCAATGGCGGACAGAACGCCGCCGGATTTTAAGGACAAGATAATGCACGCGACTCTGGACACGCCGGGCGGTTTGATCATGGGAGCAGATCATCCGCAGGGACGGACGACGAAGCCGTCGGGATTCTGTGTATCGGTGACAGTGAAGGATGCAGCGGAGGCGGAGAAGATCTTCAAGACGATCTCGGATGGCGGGCAAGTGCAGATGGCCTTTCAGAAGACGTTTTGGTCGCCGGGATTCGGGATGTGTGTCGATAAGTTCGAAGTGCCGTGGATGGTGAATACCGAAGGTCCCGCACAGTCCTAG
- a CDS encoding M14 family metallopeptidase: MRIGLGLLMGVVCVGSSFGQTVARPPLMQAPKVAECAVKDSWATPAEKTCYGTTPDYAETMAYLARVQAAAAEQVKIEPFGKTGEGRDLDIVIVSRDGVFDPAAVHAAKRPIVLVQNSIHAGEMDGKDACLALLRDMVISKTKAALLERAVFVFIPMYNADGHERRSPYNRINQDGPAEMGWRGNGTNLNLNRDYLKADAPETRAFMAMFHRWLPDFFVDDHVTDGADYQYDVTFTIDDGPNVPSATAKWVDEVATPELEKYVDAHGHLAFPTYVTLMNDSDPAEGLGFNDDPPRFSTGYMILEGRPAMLVELHMLKDYRTRVTGNYEILAGLVEMMNRDADKVIALNAAADKEAAEMGAHPLNNVKYPLALGWSGQTTPVLFRGYKFTRQLSEVSGAMWVKYAEEPWNVSLPIQTGFRVTAETTLPAAYIIPAQWTKVIDVLAAHQVEIARTTAEWSGDVETYRCAGMAWQGPPFEGRHPTFNGETMHDAGKFGSCVAVREKMSFPAGSAVVRLNQRLSKVVVEWLEPAGPDSALQWGFFDAIFEQKEYGEAYVLEELAREMMAKDPKLKAEFEKKVASDPAFAGSSYARLNFFYERSPWFAANRVGLYPVGRLGRVDGVPVGN, encoded by the coding sequence ATGCGGATTGGTTTGGGTTTGTTGATGGGAGTGGTGTGCGTAGGGTCGTCGTTTGGGCAGACGGTGGCTCGGCCTCCATTGATGCAGGCTCCGAAGGTGGCGGAGTGTGCGGTGAAGGATTCGTGGGCTACTCCGGCGGAGAAGACTTGCTACGGGACGACTCCGGATTATGCGGAGACGATGGCATATCTCGCGAGAGTGCAGGCTGCGGCGGCGGAGCAGGTGAAGATTGAGCCGTTCGGGAAGACGGGCGAGGGACGGGATCTCGACATTGTGATTGTGTCGCGGGATGGAGTGTTTGATCCAGCGGCGGTTCACGCGGCGAAGCGGCCGATTGTGCTGGTGCAGAACTCGATTCATGCGGGCGAGATGGATGGTAAAGATGCGTGTCTGGCGCTACTGCGGGATATGGTGATTTCGAAGACGAAGGCGGCGCTGCTGGAGCGCGCGGTGTTTGTGTTTATCCCGATGTATAACGCCGATGGGCATGAGCGCAGGAGCCCATATAACCGCATCAACCAGGATGGGCCGGCGGAGATGGGCTGGCGCGGGAATGGGACGAACCTGAACCTGAATCGCGATTATCTGAAGGCGGACGCACCGGAGACGCGGGCGTTTATGGCGATGTTTCATCGCTGGCTGCCGGACTTTTTTGTCGACGACCATGTGACGGATGGTGCGGATTATCAGTACGACGTGACGTTCACGATTGACGACGGGCCGAATGTTCCGTCGGCTACCGCGAAGTGGGTGGATGAGGTGGCGACGCCGGAGCTGGAGAAGTATGTGGATGCGCATGGGCATCTGGCGTTTCCGACATACGTGACTCTGATGAATGACAGTGATCCGGCGGAGGGTCTGGGGTTCAATGACGATCCGCCGCGGTTTTCTACGGGGTACATGATTCTTGAGGGCCGGCCGGCGATGCTGGTTGAGCTGCACATGCTGAAGGATTACAGGACGCGAGTGACGGGGAATTACGAGATTCTTGCGGGCCTGGTGGAGATGATGAATCGCGATGCGGACAAGGTGATTGCGTTGAACGCGGCGGCGGATAAGGAGGCTGCGGAGATGGGCGCGCATCCGCTGAACAATGTGAAGTATCCGCTGGCGCTGGGTTGGAGCGGGCAGACGACGCCGGTGCTGTTTCGCGGATATAAGTTCACGCGGCAGTTGAGCGAGGTCTCAGGTGCGATGTGGGTGAAGTATGCGGAGGAGCCTTGGAATGTGTCGCTGCCGATACAGACAGGGTTCAGGGTGACGGCGGAGACAACGCTGCCGGCGGCGTACATTATTCCGGCGCAGTGGACGAAGGTGATTGATGTGCTTGCGGCGCATCAGGTGGAGATTGCGCGGACGACGGCGGAGTGGTCGGGTGATGTGGAGACGTATCGGTGCGCGGGGATGGCGTGGCAGGGGCCTCCGTTCGAGGGGAGGCATCCGACGTTCAATGGCGAGACGATGCATGATGCGGGGAAGTTTGGGAGCTGTGTGGCTGTGCGGGAGAAGATGAGCTTTCCAGCGGGGTCGGCTGTGGTGCGGCTGAATCAGCGGCTGTCGAAAGTAGTAGTGGAGTGGCTGGAGCCGGCGGGGCCGGATTCGGCGCTGCAGTGGGGGTTCTTCGACGCGATCTTCGAGCAGAAGGAGTATGGCGAGGCGTATGTCCTCGAAGAGTTGGCGCGGGAGATGATGGCGAAGGACCCGAAGTTGAAGGCGGAGTTTGAGAAGAAGGTGGCGAGCGACCCGGCGTTTGCAGGGAGTTCTTATGCGCGGCTGAACTTCTTCTATGAGCGGTCGCCGTGGTTTGCGGCGAATCGGGTGGGG